Proteins encoded in a region of the Populus nigra chromosome 3, ddPopNigr1.1, whole genome shotgun sequence genome:
- the LOC133690335 gene encoding rhomboid-like protein 15, whose product MRPNIVAEAGLQTRVGQWWESIPFLTSAVVVVCGVIYLVCLLIGYDTFYEICFLPTAVVSHFQVYRIYTSIFFHGSLLHVLFNMLALVPLGSELERIMGSIRLAYLIILLATTNAIFHLFIALLVAHNPFHPYQYLLDECAIGFSGILFSMIVIETSLSGVQSRSVFGLFNVPAKWYAFILLVAFQLLMTNVSLLGHLCGILSGFAYTYGLFNFLMPGASSFSAIEASSWLSSCVRRPKFILCTGGSPTSYIPTHSGQNTTSSGLLSGNIWRNLSSWMPQRETSAQAGQDYRFPGSGRALGSGQSETVPAVNSDSNLQARLLDNSNPNRSSHLGLTATREPPLDGRRSVVDNAVGATPVHPALHQDSAPSEEQIQKLVSMGFDKTQVEVAISAADGDLNVAVEILMSQQG is encoded by the exons ATGAGACCTAACATTGTCGCTGAG GCGGGACTGCAAACGAGAGTGGGACAATGGTGGGAAAGCATTCCATTCCTTACTTCTGCGGTTGTGGTTGTTTGTGGCGTTATATACTTGGTCTGCCTCCTGATTGGATATGACACGTTTTACGAAATATGTTTCTTGCCAACTGCTGTTGTATCCCATTTTCAGG TTTACAGGATTtatacctcaatattttttcatggttcaCTCCTTCATGTTCTGTTCAACATGCTGGCTCTTGTACCTCTGGGTTCTGAACTGGAGAGAATCATGGGATCTATCCGCTTAGCATACCTGATAATTTTGTTGGCCACTACCAATGCaatatttcatctttttattgcaTTGTTGGTGGCCCACAATCCATTTCACCCATACCAGTATCTTTTGGATGAGTGTGCAATAGGCTTCTctggaattttattttctatgatcGTTATAGAGACGAGCTTGAGTGGAGTGCAGTCTAGGAG tGTGTTTGGTCTCTTCAACGTTCCCGCTAAGTG GTATGCATTTATCTTACTGGTAGCATTCCAGCTTCTTATGACGAATGTGTCTTTACTTGGACACCTATGCGGCATTTTGTCCGGATTTGCAT ATACCTATGGGTTATTCAACTTTCTTATGCCAGGAGCGTCCTCCTTTTCTGCTATTGAGGCCTCCTCTTGGCTT TCCTCCTGCGTGAGGAGacctaaatttattttgtgcactGGCGGTAGTCCCACAAGCTACATCCCGACACATTCAGGCCAAAACACTACCTCCAG TGGACTATTATCTGGAAATATTTGGAGAAATTTATCTTCATGGATGCCACAGAGGGAAACATCTGCTCAG GCTGGGCAAGACTATAGGTTCCCTGGAAGTGGAAGGGCTCTTGGTTCTGGCCAAAGTGAAACAGTGCCTGCTGTGAATTCAGATTCAAACCTGCAGGCTAGACTCTTGGATAACAGCAACCCAAACCGTTCATCACATTTGGGGTTAACTGCTACAAGAGAGCCACCATTAGATGGAAG GAGGTCAGTGGTAGATAATGCTGTTGGTGCAACTCCAGTACACCCTGCACTCCATCag GATTCAGCTCCTTCCGAGGAGCAAATCCAAAAATTAGTATCTATGGGTTTTGACAAG ACACAGGTAGAAGTTGCAATTTCAGCTGCTGATGGAGATCTTAACGTAGCAGTTGAAATTCTTATGAGCCAACAG GGATAA